A single Paenibacillus kribbensis DNA region contains:
- a CDS encoding response regulator transcription factor has product MSNVLIIEDDNMLGDTLSLYLTGEGYNVTRVAQATKGITQLDIVQPDIIVLDLLLPDLDGINPCPLIRKHTDVPIIVISSENNISERIRTLTLGADDYICKPFSMQELKARIEALFRRIEITRLQRRGFAPEAESETDIVLDLARRMITVNGQIVEMTFSEFELMKLFYLNRGIVFSRYALIQALRGTDSFINERAVDVHINHLRRKIEKDPKKPKLIRTIWGIGYKFMQ; this is encoded by the coding sequence ATGTCTAATGTTTTAATTATTGAAGATGATAATATGCTTGGCGACACACTTTCCTTGTATTTGACAGGTGAGGGTTATAACGTGACCAGAGTGGCACAAGCGACTAAGGGGATTACCCAACTTGATATCGTTCAGCCTGATATTATCGTGCTGGATCTGTTGCTTCCAGACCTGGACGGCATAAATCCCTGCCCACTGATACGCAAGCATACGGATGTGCCAATCATCGTGATTTCTTCAGAAAACAACATCTCAGAGCGCATTCGTACACTTACGTTGGGAGCAGACGATTATATTTGCAAGCCTTTTAGTATGCAGGAGCTAAAGGCACGAATCGAGGCTCTTTTCCGACGTATTGAGATTACACGGTTACAGAGAAGAGGCTTTGCGCCTGAAGCCGAGTCTGAAACAGACATAGTTCTGGATCTGGCGCGAAGAATGATTACCGTTAATGGGCAGATTGTGGAGATGACATTTTCGGAATTTGAGCTTATGAAGCTTTTTTATTTGAACCGGGGAATTGTATTCAGCCGATATGCCTTGATTCAAGCCCTCCGTGGCACAGACTCCTTTATTAATGAGAGGGCTGTAGACGTACATATCAACCATTTGCGCAGAAAAATCGAAAAAGACCCTAAAAAGCCAAAATTGATCAGGACTATCTGGGGAATTGGTTATAAATTTATGCAGTAG
- a CDS encoding glycoside hydrolase family 43 protein gives MYKRIGIFLVILLLFMSMMSSTSVFAATTFNNPFIYADTPDNDVIRVGNAFYMTSTTMHMNPGVPIMKSYDLVNWEIVNYVYDTYANDDAQNLNNGKNEYGKGSWASSLRYYNGIYYVSFGSNSTGKTYIYQTSNIETGPWTSSVLNSYYHDASLLFDNGRVFLVYGSDNISMIELTADAKAIKSGGLNQVIIPNASNIAGSSFIVKAEGAHIQKINGMYYVFLICWPSGSSRTQLTYRASSLIGPYTGRVALSDSGIAQGGIVDTASGSWYAMLFKDSGAIGRMPYLVPVTWSNNWPVFGVNGKAPLTMNVPVGGYPVKKVYASDEFSSSATLAKVWQWNHNPDNTNWSLTQRPGFMRMTTGKVSTSILDARNTLTQRTFGPKSTGIIAMETSGMKDGDYSGLAAFQAKYGFVGVKMSGTSKSIVMVNAGSGAMTEVASVPFSQNRVYFKVLCDFTNQTDKAYFYYSLDGTNWTTIGNTLQMSYTIPHFMGYRFALFNYATKSTGGFVDFDYLHLQ, from the coding sequence TTGTATAAGAGAATAGGCATATTTTTGGTGATTTTACTACTGTTCATGAGTATGATGTCGAGCACTTCTGTATTTGCGGCTACTACTTTTAACAATCCGTTTATATATGCTGATACTCCAGACAACGATGTGATCAGGGTGGGTAATGCATTTTATATGACTAGTACGACTATGCACATGAACCCCGGAGTTCCGATCATGAAATCTTATGATCTCGTAAATTGGGAAATCGTAAATTATGTTTACGATACGTATGCCAACGATGATGCACAAAATCTTAACAACGGGAAAAACGAATATGGAAAGGGCTCGTGGGCAAGCAGTCTTAGATATTATAACGGTATCTATTATGTGTCTTTTGGCTCCAATTCTACCGGCAAAACATATATTTATCAAACCAGTAATATAGAAACCGGACCATGGACATCATCTGTGCTTAACAGCTATTATCATGACGCCTCGTTGCTGTTTGATAATGGACGTGTATTCTTGGTCTATGGCAGTGATAATATCAGCATGATCGAGCTCACTGCAGATGCAAAAGCAATCAAATCAGGGGGACTTAATCAGGTGATTATTCCCAATGCAAGTAATATTGCCGGTTCCAGCTTCATCGTCAAGGCCGAAGGAGCTCACATCCAAAAGATCAACGGAATGTACTATGTATTCCTCATATGCTGGCCATCGGGAAGCAGCCGCACCCAACTAACCTACCGTGCAAGCAGCTTGATCGGACCCTACACAGGTCGGGTTGCATTGAGCGATTCAGGCATTGCACAAGGAGGAATTGTTGATACTGCCTCTGGCTCCTGGTATGCCATGCTGTTCAAAGACAGCGGAGCAATTGGACGTATGCCGTATCTTGTTCCGGTTACATGGTCAAATAATTGGCCGGTATTTGGCGTTAACGGCAAGGCTCCCCTTACAATGAATGTCCCTGTTGGAGGTTATCCGGTTAAGAAAGTCTATGCATCCGATGAGTTTTCATCTAGTGCGACTCTTGCAAAGGTGTGGCAGTGGAACCATAACCCTGACAATACGAACTGGTCCCTTACACAGCGTCCTGGATTTATGAGAATGACTACTGGAAAAGTGAGCACAAGTATTCTAGACGCCAGAAATACGCTTACGCAAAGGACATTTGGACCGAAAAGTACAGGAATCATTGCAATGGAAACAAGCGGTATGAAGGACGGGGATTATTCCGGTCTTGCAGCATTTCAAGCTAAATATGGGTTCGTAGGCGTAAAGATGTCCGGGACTTCCAAATCGATTGTTATGGTGAATGCCGGTTCGGGAGCCATGACTGAAGTGGCAAGTGTCCCGTTTTCCCAGAACAGAGTATATTTTAAGGTTCTCTGTGATTTTACAAATCAAACAGATAAAGCATATTTCTACTACAGTCTTGACGGTACCAATTGGACGACTATAGGCAATACGCTTCAGATGTCATATACCATACCGCACTTTATGGGATATCGTTTTGCTTTGTTCAATTATGCTACTAAATCCACTGGTGGTTTTGTTGATTTTGATTATTTACACTTGCAGTAA
- a CDS encoding methyl-accepting chemotaxis protein produces the protein MKKFSRKWLMGGKLSNNFKMKLMAAFIAFLIIPSLIIGGLSFMSASQQIRKQIEYSAKQAIIRTNYVIDSAVSPKVYDAEYFAERLKGNRVETEEKAAELEEFLKQYITLHPETESIYYGSKEGKFTTYPQKELPDNYDPRVRPWYEEAMKEQAKTVISSPYLSASSKQMTVTVSKATPDGLGVIGIDLKISGIKETLNDIKVGHEGYAILLDSNRTYIVHPTKATGAKIADAEARMYESDAGEYEYQYEGQPKYMNFATNKLTGWKIGGTLYLSEVDEAAQPILISTLLTIVGCLVVGIIIVYFLIRSIIKPIIKLKEQAMNVSAGDLTQDIQVKSEDEIGQLGLAFRNMQDNLRSVIQNVGDSADHVARSSNELTVSAEQTSAASEQVSQAVQEIASGAEKQTTGLENNSVSLDEIAQGVTQIAERSVSVADLARRSSLQAEEGRKSVEQTGEQMDSIHQSVERSNRMIQTLQARSQEIGEITKVIGDISNQTNLLALNAAIEAARAGDHGKGFAIVADEVRKLAEQSQASATQIATLITEIQRETEATVQTMNQVTTEVQDGLQISKETIVKLGHAMEGIRETTPQVEEVAGIAQQISASVQEIAATANELATIATGNAATSEEVAASSQEQLASMEEISASAQMLSTMATELKSMISRFKY, from the coding sequence ATGAAGAAGTTTTCTAGAAAATGGCTCATGGGAGGGAAGCTCAGCAATAACTTTAAAATGAAGCTGATGGCAGCTTTTATCGCTTTTTTGATCATACCGTCCTTGATTATTGGGGGGTTGTCGTTTATGAGCGCCAGCCAGCAGATTCGAAAGCAGATTGAATATAGCGCCAAGCAGGCTATTATCCGCACTAATTATGTTATTGACAGTGCTGTTTCACCTAAGGTATACGACGCAGAATATTTTGCTGAGAGGCTAAAAGGCAATCGAGTAGAGACGGAGGAAAAGGCAGCAGAGCTGGAGGAATTTCTCAAGCAATATATTACACTCCATCCTGAAACAGAATCCATTTATTATGGCTCAAAAGAAGGTAAATTTACTACCTATCCGCAGAAGGAATTACCCGATAACTATGATCCTCGAGTTAGACCTTGGTATGAGGAAGCCATGAAGGAACAAGCCAAAACAGTGATCAGCTCGCCCTATCTCTCTGCATCCTCCAAGCAAATGACAGTCACGGTGTCCAAGGCCACGCCAGATGGTTTGGGTGTTATTGGCATTGATCTGAAGATTAGCGGAATTAAAGAGACTTTGAACGATATTAAAGTAGGCCATGAGGGTTATGCCATATTGCTGGACAGCAATCGTACTTACATTGTTCATCCGACGAAGGCAACAGGCGCCAAAATTGCAGATGCTGAAGCACGCATGTATGAGAGCGACGCGGGTGAATACGAGTATCAGTATGAAGGTCAGCCCAAATATATGAATTTTGCGACTAACAAGCTGACAGGCTGGAAGATAGGCGGCACGCTGTATTTATCTGAAGTGGATGAAGCAGCACAGCCGATTTTGATCAGTACTTTGCTTACGATTGTCGGGTGTCTTGTGGTAGGCATAATCATTGTCTATTTCCTGATTCGTTCGATTATCAAGCCTATTATAAAATTGAAGGAACAAGCGATGAATGTGAGCGCGGGTGACCTGACGCAGGACATTCAAGTGAAGAGTGAGGATGAGATCGGACAATTGGGACTGGCTTTCAGAAATATGCAGGATAACTTGCGATCTGTCATTCAGAACGTAGGGGATAGTGCAGATCATGTCGCCAGATCCTCGAACGAGCTAACGGTAAGCGCAGAACAAACCAGTGCTGCAAGTGAGCAGGTGTCTCAGGCTGTCCAGGAAATTGCCAGCGGAGCGGAAAAGCAGACTACAGGCCTGGAAAATAATTCGGTGTCGCTGGATGAAATTGCGCAAGGGGTTACGCAAATCGCGGAACGCTCAGTTTCGGTAGCGGATTTGGCCAGACGATCCTCATTGCAAGCAGAGGAAGGACGAAAGTCCGTTGAGCAGACGGGAGAACAGATGGATTCCATTCACCAGTCGGTAGAGCGATCTAACCGGATGATTCAAACCTTGCAGGCCCGTTCTCAGGAAATCGGCGAAATTACGAAGGTTATCGGTGATATATCCAATCAGACGAATCTGCTGGCCCTGAATGCAGCCATTGAGGCGGCCAGAGCAGGTGATCATGGCAAGGGCTTTGCGATCGTTGCTGATGAGGTGCGCAAGCTGGCAGAGCAATCGCAGGCATCTGCTACACAGATTGCCACATTGATTACCGAAATTCAGCGTGAAACGGAAGCGACGGTGCAGACGATGAACCAGGTTACGACTGAGGTACAGGATGGGCTGCAGATTTCCAAGGAGACGATTGTCAAGCTGGGACACGCGATGGAGGGCATTCGAGAGACAACACCTCAGGTGGAGGAAGTCGCTGGGATTGCACAACAGATATCAGCCAGTGTGCAGGAGATTGCAGCGACAGCCAACGAACTGGCGACGATTGCAACCGGTAATGCTGCTACATCAGAGGAAGTCGCCGCATCCTCGCAGGAGCAGCTGGCTTCCATGGAGGAAATATCGGCTTCTGCTCAGATGCTGTCCACAATGGCTACTGAGTTGAAGTCGATGATCAGTCGTTTCAAATATTAA
- a CDS encoding thioredoxin domain-containing protein, with protein MTTNSKSNRLVHEKSPYLLQHAHNPVNWFPWSDEAFEVAKRENKPIFLSIGYSTCHWCHVMERESFEDEEVAEILNRDFVSIKVDREERPDVDHIYMSICQTMTGHGGWPLTILMTPDQKPFFAGTYLPKEQKFGRVGLLELLDKVETRWKEQPEELMELSEQVLTEHERQDMLAGYRGELDEQSLNKAFHQYSHTFDKEYGGFGEAPKFPSPHILSFLLRYAQHTGNQQALEMAEKTLDAMYRGGIYDHVGMGFSRYSVDEKWLVPHFEKMLYDNALLAIAYTEAWQVTGKELYRQITEQIFTYIAREMTDAGGAFYSAEDADSEGEEGRFYVWDDSEVRAVLGDEDASFFNDLYGITPYGNFEGHNIPNLIDINLEAYGLKHDLTKQELEDRVRELRDKLFAAREKRVHPHKDDKILTSWNGLMIAALAKAGQAFGDVTYAERAQKAESFLWSHLRRADGRLLARYRDGDAAYPGYLDDYAFYVWGLIELYQATFDVQYLQRALTLNQNMIDLFWDEEHHGLFFYGKDSEQLIAKPKEIYDGAIPSGNSIAAHNLVRLARLTGEARLEDYAAKQFKAFGGMVSYDPPGYSALLSSLLYATGTTKEIVIVGQRDDPQMLQFIRAIQAGFRPNTVAILKDEGQSAIADIVPYIRDYTLVDGKPAVYVCEHFACQAPVMTLDDLKALLD; from the coding sequence ATGACAACGAATAGCAAATCCAATAGATTAGTACATGAGAAATCTCCTTATTTACTCCAACATGCTCATAACCCAGTGAACTGGTTTCCTTGGTCAGATGAGGCTTTTGAAGTCGCCAAGCGGGAAAATAAGCCCATTTTCCTCTCCATCGGCTATTCCACTTGTCATTGGTGTCATGTAATGGAAAGAGAGTCGTTCGAGGACGAAGAGGTTGCGGAGATATTAAACCGGGACTTCGTATCCATTAAGGTGGATCGGGAAGAACGTCCGGATGTGGACCATATTTATATGTCCATCTGCCAGACGATGACCGGACATGGAGGCTGGCCGCTGACGATTCTGATGACGCCGGATCAGAAGCCTTTTTTTGCGGGTACGTATTTGCCCAAGGAGCAAAAGTTTGGCCGTGTCGGTCTGTTGGAGTTGTTGGACAAGGTGGAAACCCGTTGGAAAGAACAGCCTGAAGAGCTGATGGAATTAAGTGAGCAAGTGCTGACAGAGCATGAGCGGCAGGACATGCTTGCAGGGTATCGCGGTGAACTGGATGAACAGAGCTTGAATAAAGCCTTCCACCAATACAGCCACACCTTTGACAAGGAATATGGTGGCTTTGGAGAAGCACCTAAATTTCCTTCTCCGCATATCTTGTCCTTTTTGCTGCGATATGCACAGCACACTGGAAATCAGCAGGCACTGGAAATGGCAGAGAAAACGCTGGATGCGATGTATCGGGGTGGAATTTACGACCATGTGGGCATGGGGTTTTCGCGGTATTCAGTGGATGAGAAGTGGCTGGTGCCGCATTTTGAAAAAATGCTGTATGACAATGCTCTGCTCGCCATTGCTTATACGGAGGCTTGGCAAGTGACGGGCAAGGAGCTGTATCGGCAGATTACAGAACAAATTTTTACATATATTGCAAGGGAGATGACGGATGCAGGAGGGGCCTTCTATTCGGCAGAGGATGCGGATTCCGAAGGAGAAGAGGGGAGATTTTACGTCTGGGACGACTCTGAGGTAAGGGCAGTACTGGGGGATGAGGATGCTTCCTTTTTCAACGACTTGTATGGGATTACGCCTTATGGTAATTTTGAAGGCCACAACATTCCAAATCTGATTGATATCAATCTGGAAGCCTACGGGCTGAAGCATGACCTCACTAAACAAGAGTTGGAAGATCGGGTACGTGAGCTGCGAGACAAGCTGTTTGCGGCCAGGGAAAAGCGGGTTCATCCTCACAAGGATGACAAGATCTTGACCTCGTGGAACGGGTTGATGATCGCTGCATTGGCCAAGGCAGGACAGGCTTTTGGGGACGTCACCTATGCGGAACGGGCACAGAAGGCAGAGTCGTTCCTCTGGAGCCACCTGAGACGAGCGGACGGGCGACTGCTGGCGCGTTATCGGGATGGCGATGCGGCTTATCCCGGATATCTGGATGATTATGCTTTTTATGTGTGGGGCTTGATTGAGTTGTATCAGGCGACCTTTGATGTACAATATCTGCAACGGGCGCTGACGCTCAATCAGAATATGATTGACCTGTTTTGGGATGAGGAGCATCATGGTTTGTTCTTTTATGGGAAGGATAGTGAGCAGCTCATTGCCAAGCCTAAGGAAATCTACGACGGTGCGATCCCGTCCGGCAACAGCATCGCGGCCCATAATTTGGTGCGGCTGGCACGGTTGACGGGTGAAGCCCGATTGGAGGACTATGCAGCAAAGCAGTTCAAGGCTTTTGGGGGTATGGTTTCTTATGATCCGCCAGGATATTCGGCCTTGCTAAGCTCGTTGTTGTACGCGACTGGGACGACGAAGGAAATTGTGATTGTAGGACAGCGTGATGACCCACAGATGCTTCAATTCATTCGGGCGATTCAAGCTGGATTCAGGCCGAATACAGTTGCTATTTTGAAGGATGAAGGACAGTCTGCAATCGCAGACATAGTCCCTTATATCCGTGACTATACGCTCGTCGACGGTAAACCGGCTGTGTATGTGTGTGAGCATTTTGCCTGCCAGGCACCTGTAATGACTCTTGACGATCTTAAAGCTTTGCTGGATTGA
- a CDS encoding response regulator: protein MVRDLVLYAIMLLLIVLISQLIRQTIIQRLLDQNRDLLSLLRIQPGFTFKLEKNGDEFYYRLLEGGLLKRMGLDLQVSYNRREHVERLGNIFKLSSETMDQLSEYYRQAWFGERTVFELELWEYSALITLHPVRENGTTKHVIGHAMDITEYKASEQKRKKMDEANHAKSVFMAHLSHEIRTPLSGIMGLSKLLNKTELTAVQKDYLHKLLASSRTLSSMLNNVLDFSKMEADSLELERIEFEPETMLRHLADTVGTLLEHKKIEVVFITAPHLPKRVKGDPFRMEQVLLNLLANAVKFTDQGHVLLQVKMLSQQNGRVALSFMVEDTGIGISEEYMDKLFIPFIQAKPSTTRRYGGSGLGLAISKHLAEAMGGNIEVESRLGEYSRFYFNVELDIGELHQEDTLIENQMNGKALIVVQHELLRYSLNELLQGTGLETRTISSFQECVEAFEKSEPFDWVMIDMNMDGFKELEARRWLQLLDRQMTRVIGLTTVFEMEGIETGDEDSRVDVFLSKPVARNALVEAIAHTMMSPRYEGETTAQKYQILIAEDNEINQVVITEFLAERDFEVTMVANGRELLDSLELRPWDMVMLDLHMPEMDGFETARHIRRKKAFNRLPIIAFTADAGQHEQEDCLRSGINAVLLKPVHELNAVRMLNSWIHLAWLQELQGVHAEQAIAGMDGKVYIFQFALYKWIQEYQHFDKRIMRKMDNGQLSAAIRLIHSLKGGAGNLCASELLAKASELEKRLKRSHETSVGELYPDWREQLRLVQKEINEIKSSVPWN from the coding sequence TTGGTTCGCGACTTGGTGCTATATGCTATCATGCTATTATTAATTGTTTTGATTTCTCAGCTTATCCGGCAAACGATTATACAACGTTTGCTGGATCAAAATCGAGATCTTCTAAGTCTACTTCGGATTCAACCCGGCTTTACCTTCAAGCTGGAGAAAAACGGCGACGAATTTTATTATAGGCTGCTCGAAGGAGGCTTGCTGAAGCGGATGGGTCTGGATCTGCAAGTCAGCTACAATCGAAGGGAGCATGTAGAGCGGCTCGGGAACATTTTTAAGCTATCCTCTGAAACGATGGATCAGCTTAGCGAATATTACAGACAGGCATGGTTCGGTGAGCGGACGGTATTTGAGCTGGAGTTGTGGGAATACTCGGCTTTAATTACATTACATCCGGTCAGGGAGAACGGGACCACCAAGCATGTCATCGGACATGCAATGGATATTACGGAGTATAAAGCCTCTGAGCAGAAAAGAAAGAAGATGGACGAGGCTAACCATGCCAAAAGCGTTTTTATGGCTCACCTGAGCCACGAAATTCGCACACCGCTGAGTGGAATCATGGGTTTGTCGAAGCTGTTGAACAAGACAGAGCTGACGGCCGTTCAAAAAGACTACCTTCACAAACTCCTCGCCTCATCGCGGACCCTTTCGTCCATGCTCAATAACGTACTGGACTTCTCCAAAATGGAAGCAGACAGTCTGGAATTGGAAAGGATTGAATTTGAGCCGGAAACAATGCTTCGGCACCTTGCAGATACAGTAGGCACTTTGCTGGAGCACAAAAAAATAGAGGTTGTTTTTATAACGGCTCCCCATTTACCCAAAAGGGTTAAAGGTGATCCATTCCGAATGGAGCAGGTGCTTTTAAACCTTCTGGCCAATGCCGTCAAGTTCACGGATCAGGGGCATGTATTGCTACAGGTAAAAATGCTAAGCCAGCAGAACGGGCGGGTAGCGTTGTCCTTTATGGTGGAGGATACAGGTATAGGTATTTCTGAGGAGTATATGGACAAGCTGTTTATCCCTTTTATCCAAGCGAAACCATCAACCACCCGCCGATATGGAGGATCGGGGCTGGGTTTGGCCATTAGCAAGCATTTGGCTGAAGCGATGGGTGGAAATATAGAGGTGGAAAGCCGATTGGGAGAATATAGTCGATTTTATTTTAATGTCGAGCTGGATATCGGGGAACTACATCAGGAAGACACGCTGATAGAAAACCAAATGAACGGCAAAGCCTTGATTGTTGTGCAGCACGAGCTGTTGAGATATAGCCTGAACGAATTACTGCAAGGCACAGGCCTAGAAACGCGCACCATCTCATCCTTTCAGGAATGTGTGGAGGCTTTTGAAAAGAGTGAACCATTTGATTGGGTTATGATCGACATGAATATGGATGGTTTCAAAGAACTGGAGGCAAGGAGATGGCTTCAATTGCTGGATAGACAAATGACTCGGGTCATTGGACTAACAACTGTGTTCGAGATGGAAGGGATAGAAACTGGGGACGAGGATAGCAGGGTGGATGTCTTTTTGTCCAAGCCCGTAGCTCGGAACGCTCTAGTGGAGGCTATTGCACATACGATGATGAGTCCTCGTTATGAAGGAGAGACTACAGCACAGAAATATCAAATTCTCATAGCGGAGGACAATGAGATTAATCAGGTGGTGATTACCGAGTTCCTGGCAGAGCGCGACTTTGAAGTAACCATGGTTGCAAACGGAAGAGAGCTGTTAGATTCACTGGAGCTGCGTCCTTGGGATATGGTAATGCTTGATCTGCATATGCCGGAGATGGATGGCTTTGAGACGGCCAGACATATTCGCAGAAAGAAAGCTTTTAACAGACTGCCCATTATCGCCTTTACAGCCGATGCCGGGCAGCATGAACAGGAGGATTGCCTTCGTTCAGGCATTAATGCTGTGCTGCTCAAGCCTGTCCATGAACTGAATGCTGTAAGAATGTTAAACAGCTGGATTCATTTAGCGTGGCTGCAAGAATTACAAGGGGTTCACGCGGAACAGGCGATAGCTGGTATGGATGGGAAGGTATATATTTTTCAATTTGCTCTTTACAAATGGATTCAGGAATATCAGCATTTCGACAAACGAATAATGAGGAAAATGGACAACGGGCAGTTATCTGCCGCTATCCGGTTAATCCACTCGCTTAAGGGAGGAGCAGGGAACCTGTGCGCGTCCGAGCTGCTGGCAAAGGCCAGCGAACTGGAAAAGCGATTGAAGCGTAGCCATGAAACCTCAGTGGGGGAGCTGTATCCAGACTGGCGAGAGCAATTGAGGTTGGTTCAGAAGGAGATTAACGAAATCAAGTCATCGGTTCCCTGGAACTGA
- a CDS encoding Rrf2 family transcriptional regulator yields MKYSKATNYALHTMLFLVVLTPNNKPVGVQQLADRQGVSPTYLSKILTKLVKAGMIESTSGANGGYRLKRNWEDISFLDVIHAIEGTTSLFDCSMNHEAECLIQKVMVSAESKMDEHLRNQKLSELAKEIKLVL; encoded by the coding sequence ATGAAGTATTCTAAAGCGACGAACTATGCCCTTCACACCATGCTCTTTTTAGTAGTATTAACTCCTAATAATAAGCCTGTTGGTGTACAACAGTTAGCGGATCGGCAAGGGGTTTCACCTACTTACTTGTCTAAAATACTGACCAAGCTGGTCAAGGCGGGAATGATTGAATCCACTTCAGGTGCCAATGGAGGTTATAGATTGAAGCGGAACTGGGAGGATATTTCGTTTCTAGATGTCATTCATGCGATTGAAGGCACAACTTCTTTGTTCGATTGTTCTATGAACCATGAAGCAGAATGCTTGATTCAAAAAGTAATGGTTTCAGCGGAGAGCAAAATGGATGAGCATCTTAGAAACCAAAAGCTGTCTGAACTTGCTAAAGAAATAAAATTGGTTCTGTGA
- a CDS encoding carbohydrate-binding protein, which produces MIKKLSVFILAVTLLLSCLPMMSVHAANNAIAKLPGNSNPLIDHKLGADPYALVYNGRVYIYMSSDAYVYNSDGTVKDNDFSALNKINVISSADMVNWTDHGAIPVAGYNNANNGTGIAKWASLSWAPSVAHKNINGKDKFFLYFANGASGIGVLTADTPIGPWKDPLGKALVTQSTAGMSGVTWLFDPAALVDDDGTGYLYVGGGIPNTSDPASIANPKTARVLKLGTDMTSIVGSAVTIDAPYMFEDSGIHKYNGKYYYSYCINFSGTHPSSYPAGEIGYMVSNSPMGPFTYKGHFLKNPSTFFGVGGNNHHAVFNFNNQWYVVYHAQTVSKAVLGAGKGYRSPHINKLVHNADGTIQEVQGNMAGISQLANLNPYNRTEAETIGWNAGITTEVSQATGGPTNNLDVTNIHNGDWIAVGNADFGSGGAKTFKANVASNVGGKIEIRLDSATGALVGTLDVSSTGGTQTWKEVETTVSNATGVHKVFLVFTGTGTKNLFNIDYWQFTPNTAGATRVEAENMTLGGTYAGKISSPFNGVALYANNDYSAYTQYFANSTHSISVRGASNNSGTARVDLQIGGTTVGSFYFTGTTPTVQTLSNINHPTGNQEVKLIVTTDNGTWDAYVDYLEIN; this is translated from the coding sequence ATGATTAAAAAGCTTTCGGTGTTTATATTAGCTGTTACATTATTGCTGAGCTGTTTACCAATGATGTCTGTTCATGCTGCTAACAATGCAATTGCAAAACTTCCAGGGAATTCAAATCCTCTGATAGACCATAAATTGGGGGCCGATCCCTATGCGCTAGTCTACAATGGAAGGGTTTATATCTATATGTCAAGCGATGCGTATGTCTATAATAGTGACGGAACGGTTAAAGATAATGATTTTAGTGCACTTAATAAAATAAACGTCATATCTTCTGCTGATATGGTGAACTGGACAGACCACGGTGCAATTCCGGTCGCAGGATACAATAATGCAAATAATGGAACTGGCATTGCAAAATGGGCATCACTCTCATGGGCTCCGTCGGTTGCACATAAAAATATAAACGGTAAGGATAAATTCTTCCTTTATTTCGCAAATGGTGCCTCAGGTATTGGTGTGCTAACTGCAGACACTCCGATAGGACCGTGGAAAGACCCACTCGGAAAAGCTCTTGTTACACAAAGTACAGCTGGAATGTCCGGAGTTACATGGCTTTTTGACCCGGCAGCATTGGTGGATGATGATGGAACAGGATATCTGTATGTTGGTGGAGGTATACCCAATACCTCGGATCCAGCGTCAATTGCAAATCCTAAAACAGCCAGAGTTCTAAAATTGGGCACTGATATGACTAGCATTGTTGGAAGTGCAGTAACCATTGATGCTCCTTACATGTTTGAAGACTCCGGAATTCATAAGTATAACGGCAAATATTATTATTCTTATTGTATCAATTTTTCCGGAACGCACCCGTCAAGTTATCCGGCAGGTGAAATCGGCTACATGGTGAGCAACAGTCCAATGGGGCCCTTTACTTATAAAGGGCATTTCCTGAAAAATCCATCTACTTTTTTTGGAGTTGGCGGAAATAACCATCATGCTGTGTTTAACTTTAACAACCAATGGTATGTCGTGTACCATGCCCAAACGGTCAGCAAAGCTGTATTGGGGGCTGGAAAAGGATATCGTTCCCCGCATATCAATAAGCTTGTGCATAATGCTGACGGCACAATACAAGAGGTTCAGGGAAATATGGCAGGCATATCTCAGTTAGCCAACCTTAATCCATACAATAGGACTGAGGCTGAAACGATCGGATGGAATGCAGGTATTACAACGGAGGTAAGTCAAGCAACTGGCGGTCCAACAAATAATCTTGATGTGACCAATATACACAATGGAGACTGGATTGCTGTAGGAAACGCTGACTTTGGCTCTGGCGGAGCGAAGACGTTTAAAGCAAATGTAGCATCAAATGTAGGCGGCAAAATAGAAATACGTCTTGATAGTGCAACGGGTGCTCTTGTTGGAACTCTTGATGTCAGTTCTACTGGAGGAACACAAACCTGGAAGGAAGTAGAAACCACAGTTAGCAATGCTACCGGTGTTCACAAGGTTTTCTTAGTGTTTACCGGAACAGGGACTAAAAACTTATTTAATATTGATTACTGGCAGTTTACACCCAATACTGCTGGAGCAACCAGGGTTGAAGCCGAGAATATGACCCTTGGCGGTACTTACGCTGGAAAGATCAGTTCTCCTTTCAACGGGGTCGCTTTATATGCTAATAATGATTACTCTGCGTACACTCAGTATTTTGCCAACTCCACCCATAGTATTTCGGTCCGGGGGGCTTCGAATAACTCCGGTACCGCCAGAGTTGACTTGCAAATAGGAGGAACCACAGTCGGTTCCTTTTATTTTACCGGAACTACGCCGACGGTCCAAACCTTGTCCAATATCAACCATCCAACCGGAAATCAAGAAGTTAAACTGATCGTAACTACTGATAACGGGACTTGGGATGCATACGTGGATTATTTAGAAATTAATTAA